A genomic window from Rhodococcus sp. KBS0724 includes:
- a CDS encoding R2-like ligand-binding oxidase — protein sequence MTVTSPGREGFSSLRSGGLNWDCFPLRLFTKGNAKFWNPADLDFSKDARDWQELTSEQQRSATYLCAQFIAGEEAVTEDIQPFMQAMSAEGRFSDEMYLTQFCFEEAKHTQVFRLWMDEVGLTDDLHSYVADNPDYRQLFYEELPASLRILQTDPSPVNQVRASVTYNHVIEGSLALTGYYAWQKVCATRGILPGMQQLIKKIGDDERRHMAWGTFTCRRHVAADDALWDVVQERMGELMPMALGLINWVNDQFEVQPFGLDNQEFLEYAADRAQRRLSAIESARGRDVAEIDLDYSPETLEEKFGAEDAAVMIEAGS from the coding sequence ATGACCGTCACCTCGCCGGGGCGAGAAGGATTCAGTTCCCTCCGATCAGGAGGGTTGAACTGGGATTGTTTTCCCCTCCGATTGTTCACAAAAGGAAATGCCAAATTCTGGAACCCGGCAGACCTCGATTTTTCGAAAGACGCTCGAGACTGGCAGGAGTTGACCAGCGAGCAGCAGCGCAGCGCAACGTATCTGTGCGCGCAGTTCATCGCCGGTGAAGAAGCAGTGACCGAGGACATCCAACCGTTCATGCAGGCGATGTCTGCTGAAGGCCGGTTCAGTGACGAGATGTACCTGACCCAATTCTGCTTCGAGGAAGCCAAGCACACTCAGGTTTTCCGGCTGTGGATGGATGAAGTCGGGCTCACTGACGACCTGCATTCCTACGTTGCCGATAATCCGGACTATCGGCAACTGTTCTACGAGGAGTTGCCGGCGTCGCTGCGTATTCTCCAGACCGATCCCAGTCCGGTCAACCAAGTGCGGGCGAGCGTCACCTACAACCATGTCATCGAGGGCAGCCTTGCGTTGACGGGCTACTACGCCTGGCAAAAAGTATGTGCCACAAGGGGAATCCTGCCCGGAATGCAGCAGTTGATCAAAAAGATCGGCGACGACGAGCGTCGTCATATGGCGTGGGGAACTTTCACGTGCCGTCGGCACGTGGCCGCGGACGACGCCCTGTGGGATGTCGTGCAGGAACGCATGGGTGAGCTGATGCCTATGGCTCTTGGCCTGATCAACTGGGTCAACGATCAATTCGAAGTCCAGCCCTTTGGCCTCGACAACCAGGAGTTTCTCGAGTACGCGGCCGATCGTGCGCAGCGGAGGCTCTCTGCAATCGAGTCTGCGCGTGGGCGCGACGTGGCCGAGATCGACCTCGACTACTCACCCGAGACTCTCGAGGAGAAATTCGGTGCCGAAGACGCGGCGGTGATGATTGAAGCCGGTAGTTAG
- a CDS encoding 13E12 repeat family protein, whose protein sequence is MAELHACEAMLVERKLAVVAEFFTRRSAEHVEGGAWTSGAHELAESEVGAVLTMGRAAAGKLIGLGFALRTRLHRTRAAMARGELDFYRVSLIESATANVGDELIDEVERLLLEQVLAPPVDGGTGLTGRRLTAAIDRILARVDPEGLRERRRRALADRFVGVSAAEDGMARILGSIPAEQARAFDGRLRELAMSVCRHDSRTYEQRRADALGVLVSGSTVLVCDCDRDDCPQDRSGLVIMRRPLVHVVIHDSALAGSNEPAHLDGYGVISAEHARDIAKGATIKEVRVPADPEPTPEPASATVYRPGAALDTWLRVLAGSCQWADGGVESECVLPEPLPPQAFRQVAARPESGPQHHPDLTNRASLPNPSGRATRGTTGSTATGRRHQTANST, encoded by the coding sequence ATGGCTGAACTGCATGCGTGTGAGGCGATGCTGGTCGAGCGGAAGTTGGCGGTGGTGGCGGAGTTCTTCACCCGCCGCAGCGCCGAGCATGTCGAGGGCGGTGCGTGGACGTCGGGGGCGCACGAGTTGGCGGAATCCGAGGTCGGTGCGGTCTTGACGATGGGGCGCGCTGCGGCCGGGAAGCTCATCGGGTTGGGTTTTGCTTTGAGGACGCGGTTGCATCGGACGCGGGCGGCGATGGCGCGCGGTGAACTCGACTTCTATCGGGTTTCGTTGATCGAGTCGGCGACCGCGAATGTCGGTGACGAGTTGATCGACGAGGTCGAACGCTTGCTCCTCGAGCAGGTGTTGGCCCCGCCGGTGGATGGCGGTACCGGGTTGACGGGTCGCCGGTTGACGGCGGCGATCGACCGGATTCTCGCCCGGGTTGATCCGGAGGGTCTACGGGAACGCCGGCGACGCGCCCTCGCCGACAGGTTTGTCGGGGTCAGTGCTGCCGAGGACGGGATGGCCCGCATCCTGGGGAGTATCCCGGCGGAGCAGGCTCGGGCTTTCGATGGACGGTTGCGGGAGTTGGCGATGTCGGTCTGCCGCCACGATTCGCGCACCTATGAGCAGCGCCGCGCTGACGCGTTGGGTGTGCTGGTGAGTGGGTCGACGGTGTTGGTGTGCGACTGCGATCGCGATGATTGCCCGCAGGACCGTAGTGGTCTGGTGATCATGCGCAGGCCGTTGGTGCATGTGGTGATCCACGATTCCGCACTCGCAGGATCGAATGAACCTGCTCATCTCGACGGGTACGGGGTGATCAGCGCTGAGCATGCCCGTGACATCGCAAAAGGCGCCACGATAAAAGAAGTGCGCGTACCCGCAGACCCCGAACCGACACCTGAGCCCGCCTCGGCGACGGTGTACCGCCCCGGCGCCGCACTCGACACGTGGCTACGGGTCCTCGCGGGCAGCTGCCAGTGGGCAGACGGTGGCGTCGAATCTGAGTGCGTTCTGCCGGAACCACTACCGCCTCAAGCATTCCGGCAAGTGGCAGCTCGACCCGAATCCGGACCGCAGCATCACCCTGACCTCACAAACCGGGCATCGCTACCGAACCCGAGCGGCCGGGCTACTCGCGGGACAACAGGATCCACCGCCACCGGAAGGCGGCACCAGACGGCGAACTCGACTTGA
- a CDS encoding alpha/beta fold hydrolase gives MSIANVRSAGGIEISYRDSGAGSGSAELPPVVLVHGMGGDSGTWDRFARTLRSRDRRVVSVDLRGHGRSARASSYLFEEFAEDIMDVCDHLELDHVDLVGHSLGGHAASLIAQRRTSGVRKLVIEEAPLPLRPGDPEQVFSRTFPSMSELWHATTSLVRHPRAALAFDKSMTGSALTQFRQPDQLWWESLPLIEADTLFLRGGLGGMVDPDRLREVTATVKRCEVKSFRTGHSVHRDGYREFEAAVVPFIS, from the coding sequence GTGAGTATCGCTAACGTGCGCAGTGCCGGTGGAATCGAGATCAGCTACCGAGATTCGGGGGCTGGTTCCGGGAGTGCCGAACTGCCTCCGGTTGTCCTCGTGCACGGCATGGGCGGCGACAGCGGCACGTGGGACCGATTCGCCAGAACCTTGCGGTCCCGTGATCGACGCGTCGTCTCGGTGGACCTTCGTGGGCACGGGCGCAGTGCTCGGGCATCGTCGTACCTGTTCGAGGAATTTGCCGAGGACATCATGGACGTGTGTGATCACTTGGAACTCGATCACGTCGATCTGGTGGGGCACTCGCTCGGCGGGCACGCGGCGTCGTTGATCGCGCAGCGGCGGACGAGCGGCGTACGCAAGCTGGTCATCGAGGAAGCACCGCTCCCGCTTCGGCCGGGCGATCCGGAGCAGGTGTTTTCCCGCACGTTCCCGAGTATGTCCGAGCTGTGGCACGCAACAACAAGTTTGGTGCGTCACCCGCGGGCTGCTCTGGCCTTCGACAAGTCGATGACGGGATCGGCGCTGACGCAGTTCCGTCAACCGGACCAACTGTGGTGGGAATCGTTGCCGCTGATCGAAGCGGACACGTTGTTCCTGCGCGGCGGCCTCGGCGGCATGGTGGATCCCGACCGGCTACGTGAGGTCACGGCTACGGTCAAGCGTTGCGAGGTCAAGTCATTTCGCACCGGTCACAGCGTGCATCGTGACGGTTACCGTGAGTTCGAGGCGGCAGTGGTGCCCTTTATTTCGTAA
- a CDS encoding serine/threonine-protein kinase — MTSREQTGRGIGPEYLLAGRYRLRSKIGGGGMGAVWLARDTLLSRDVAVKQVTTTAGLDNESAEEIRARTLREGRNAAKLSHPHSIGMYDVALEAGEPWLVMEYFPSRSLAQAMNLADTLPPLEVAQIGAQIAAALAESHAAGIVHRDIKPGNILIADRGDSLGIVKISDFGIARAKSDGSDRQDEVITGTPAYFAPEVARGDDPTEASDVFSLGSTLFTVIEGQPPFGIDSDAIALLHRVAKAEIYRPTRSGPLTDVLLQLLEPDPTRRPTMAQARDALAAVATGGGSVDQLIDIPVYSSDGAVPAWAHRTTQLPDPHRRNRLVGHTVTGLPAVQQNTPLGSVPSPLDLFSWPPRIPTGPADASTRDKVVAWAPLAMTAMVAIIIAAILIVLVLVFTV, encoded by the coding sequence GTGACATCTCGAGAGCAGACAGGGAGGGGCATCGGCCCCGAATACCTGCTGGCAGGGCGGTACCGACTCCGATCCAAAATCGGCGGCGGCGGCATGGGCGCCGTCTGGCTGGCCCGCGACACCCTCCTCAGCCGCGACGTCGCGGTGAAACAGGTCACAACCACCGCCGGCCTCGACAACGAGAGCGCCGAGGAGATCCGCGCACGAACACTTCGTGAAGGCCGCAACGCCGCCAAACTCTCGCACCCCCACTCCATCGGCATGTACGACGTCGCTCTCGAAGCCGGCGAACCGTGGCTGGTCATGGAGTACTTCCCGTCTCGCAGCCTCGCACAGGCCATGAACCTCGCCGACACGCTGCCACCCCTCGAAGTTGCCCAGATCGGCGCTCAGATCGCCGCGGCACTCGCAGAATCGCACGCCGCCGGAATCGTCCATCGCGACATCAAACCGGGCAACATCCTCATTGCCGATCGCGGCGACTCCCTGGGCATCGTCAAGATCAGCGACTTCGGAATCGCGCGCGCCAAGAGTGACGGATCGGACCGCCAAGACGAAGTCATCACCGGCACCCCCGCCTACTTCGCCCCCGAAGTCGCCCGCGGCGACGACCCCACCGAAGCCAGCGACGTCTTCTCCCTCGGCTCGACTCTCTTCACGGTGATCGAAGGTCAACCGCCCTTCGGAATCGACTCCGACGCAATTGCATTGCTGCACCGAGTCGCCAAAGCCGAGATCTACCGTCCCACCAGATCCGGACCGCTCACGGACGTACTGCTCCAGCTTCTCGAACCGGATCCGACGCGCCGGCCCACCATGGCACAGGCCCGCGACGCACTCGCCGCGGTGGCAACCGGGGGCGGTTCCGTCGATCAGCTGATCGACATCCCCGTCTACTCATCCGACGGAGCGGTTCCGGCGTGGGCACACCGCACCACCCAACTCCCCGACCCGCACCGACGCAATCGTCTGGTCGGCCACACGGTCACCGGACTGCCTGCGGTGCAACAGAACACGCCACTCGGCTCTGTCCCCAGCCCGCTTGACCTGTTTTCGTGGCCGCCTCGGATACCCACCGGACCCGCCGACGCGAGCACCCGCGACAAAGTGGTCGCCTGGGCGCCGCTGGCCATGACCGCGATGGTGGCGATCATCATCGCGGCAATACTCATCGTGCTTGTCCTGGTGTTCACTGTTTGA
- a CDS encoding DNA polymerase Y family protein, with the protein MSRVLALWCPDWPAVAAAAVADLPATHPVAVTSGNRVIACSATARSEGVRRGLRRRESQARCPELYVAAADPERDARLFEPVAAAVDAAAPGVEVLRPGLLVLSSRGASRYFGSEEAAAERLVDQVAAVGVECQIGVADQLSTAVIAARRAALVPLGEGARFLAPLPMSELAAEPSLSAPHRGELVDLLRRLGIRTIGAFADLPAVDVASRFGTDAVLAHRAARGEPERPPSARALPPDLDVEQHYDPPIERVDAAAFAGRALAVLLHGTLSAAGVACTRLLISASTGNGEHLSRTWRCAEPLTPEGTADRVRWQLDGWLTGRSEDKPTAGITVLRLEPVEVVNAGALQLGLWGGVGDEDERAKRALVRVQGLLGGESVQVGVLSGGRGPLERITLVPLGDERVAAHDPQAPWPGRLPQPSPGSVYADNPRVWLGDVSGKAVYVTERGVFSAHPARLKWGSKEWAVQGWAGPWPVDERWWDTAAVRTAARAQVLLEQSRALLMICEGGEWSVEGVYE; encoded by the coding sequence GTGAGCAGGGTTCTGGCGCTCTGGTGTCCGGACTGGCCGGCAGTGGCAGCTGCTGCTGTAGCCGACCTTCCGGCTACCCACCCGGTTGCGGTGACGTCCGGCAACAGGGTGATTGCGTGCAGCGCGACGGCCCGATCGGAAGGGGTTCGTCGTGGGCTGCGTCGACGCGAGTCGCAGGCACGGTGCCCGGAACTGTATGTGGCGGCGGCAGATCCAGAGCGGGATGCCCGGTTGTTCGAGCCGGTTGCAGCGGCTGTCGATGCGGCGGCACCCGGTGTGGAGGTGCTTCGTCCGGGGCTGTTGGTGCTGAGTTCACGCGGTGCCAGTCGCTATTTCGGCAGCGAGGAGGCCGCGGCAGAACGGCTGGTGGATCAGGTTGCTGCCGTGGGAGTCGAATGCCAGATCGGGGTGGCCGATCAGTTGTCGACGGCGGTGATCGCTGCACGACGAGCCGCACTGGTGCCGCTCGGTGAGGGCGCTCGGTTTCTCGCTCCGCTGCCGATGTCGGAGTTGGCGGCCGAGCCGAGTTTGTCCGCGCCGCATCGTGGTGAGCTGGTGGATCTGCTGCGCCGACTCGGGATCAGAACCATCGGGGCCTTTGCGGACTTGCCTGCCGTCGACGTGGCGTCGCGGTTCGGTACCGACGCTGTGCTGGCGCACCGGGCGGCGCGCGGTGAACCGGAACGACCACCGTCGGCCCGGGCGTTGCCACCGGATCTCGATGTGGAGCAGCATTACGATCCGCCTATCGAACGAGTGGACGCCGCAGCCTTTGCCGGGCGCGCCCTGGCGGTTCTTCTACATGGCACGTTGTCTGCCGCCGGCGTCGCCTGCACGCGATTGCTGATATCGGCGAGCACCGGAAACGGCGAGCACCTGTCTCGCACGTGGCGCTGCGCCGAGCCACTGACGCCGGAAGGAACTGCTGATCGAGTGCGGTGGCAACTCGACGGATGGCTTACCGGTCGCAGTGAGGACAAGCCCACCGCAGGAATTACCGTGCTGCGCCTCGAACCGGTGGAGGTGGTCAACGCCGGCGCCTTGCAATTGGGTCTCTGGGGCGGGGTGGGCGACGAGGACGAACGGGCGAAGCGAGCGCTGGTACGAGTGCAGGGGCTCTTGGGCGGCGAGTCGGTCCAGGTGGGTGTCCTCAGTGGCGGGAGGGGGCCTTTGGAGCGAATTACGTTGGTGCCCTTGGGTGATGAGCGGGTAGCGGCGCATGACCCGCAAGCTCCGTGGCCAGGGCGGCTGCCGCAGCCGTCGCCGGGATCGGTTTATGCCGACAATCCACGAGTGTGGCTGGGAGATGTGTCGGGCAAAGCTGTGTATGTCACGGAACGGGGAGTGTTCAGTGCGCATCCGGCGAGGCTGAAGTGGGGGAGCAAGGAATGGGCGGTGCAGGGGTGGGCTGGTCCGTGGCCGGTCGACGAGCGATGGTGGGATACGGCCGCGGTGCGAACGGCGGCGCGGGCGCAGGTGTTGTTGGAACAATCACGCGCGTTGTTGATGATCTGCGAGGGCGGCGAGTGGTCTGTGGAAGGTGTGTACGAGTGA
- a CDS encoding alpha/beta hydrolase, producing MPTAVKPTVLFIHGLWMHPSAWEPWTQVFTERGYGTMAPGWPGDGATVGESREHPEEIAGHGIDEITAHYAKVIADLDTPPIVVGHSFGGLIAQKLLGQNLASAAIAIDPAQPKGVLKLPLVQLRTVLPVLSNPANYRKAYSHTRESFHKSFASAITKSESDALYERYVIPAPGQPLFEAALANFSPHSPAHVDFNAERGPLLIIGGGKDRTVPKASTDSSFKMYHKAPTVNEYKVFDDRGHSLTIDHGWREIADYSLAWLSRNTASTQNGGASTQNGGVSSP from the coding sequence ATGCCCACTGCCGTCAAACCCACGGTCCTTTTCATCCACGGATTGTGGATGCATCCCAGCGCGTGGGAGCCCTGGACCCAGGTCTTCACCGAACGTGGGTACGGCACCATGGCACCCGGATGGCCCGGCGACGGCGCCACCGTCGGAGAATCCCGAGAACACCCGGAAGAAATCGCCGGACACGGAATCGACGAGATCACCGCCCACTACGCCAAGGTGATCGCCGATTTGGATACTCCACCGATCGTGGTCGGCCATTCCTTCGGCGGACTGATCGCACAGAAGCTTCTCGGGCAGAACCTAGCCTCCGCGGCAATTGCGATCGACCCCGCACAACCGAAAGGTGTGCTGAAACTCCCCCTCGTGCAACTCCGCACGGTTCTCCCGGTCTTGTCCAATCCGGCCAACTACCGGAAGGCTTATTCACACACCAGAGAGTCCTTTCACAAATCCTTTGCCAGTGCGATCACCAAGAGCGAATCCGACGCACTGTACGAGCGGTACGTGATTCCGGCACCCGGGCAACCACTCTTCGAAGCTGCACTCGCCAACTTCAGTCCCCACAGCCCCGCACACGTCGACTTCAACGCCGAGCGCGGACCGCTGCTGATAATCGGCGGCGGAAAAGATCGCACGGTCCCGAAAGCCAGCACGGACAGCTCGTTCAAGATGTATCACAAAGCACCAACAGTCAACGAGTACAAGGTATTCGACGACCGTGGACACTCCCTCACCATCGATCACGGTTGGCGTGAAATTGCGGACTACAGCTTGGCATGGTTGAGCCGCAACACAGCAAGCACTCAGAACGGTGGAGCGAGCACTCAGAACGGTGGTGTGTCGTCGCCATAG
- a CDS encoding sulfatase-like hydrolase/transferase yields the protein MSPEPANVPQCSHGLPRRMFLGGMGALALAGMTDIGSAGAAATPSRAAPSDSFPAQPNIVVIITDQERRPMYWPAGWAERNLPHRQRIARHGLTFDQAVCNTAMCSPSRSTFFTGLYPAQHGVTRTLTEGGTVSPTEPQLQTSEQNMAKMLASAGYNVQYRGKWHLSKGASGGDPSSDDVAAFGFGGWTPPDAGQDTNPDHFGGGCADHDRRAAEEAVEFLTGPDARGDKPFALIVSFVNPHDVLAYPQSWDAMSGTCDNYGSDAPGAFEQGIELPPTYDEILAFNYKPSAQVQSELLLAAGLGPLLGPDQARKYINFYAYMHKVVDERIGSVLDALEATPGLLDDTVIVRMSDHGEMGMSHGGLRQKVFNAYEETLRIPLVISNPLLFPQPVQTDALASLIDVMPTLANLAQVPDRASWNFLGTDLTPVLVDAAAYPNAPSMQVQDTILFTYDDQNCATPDGQNIVRAPNHIRCIRDSRWKYTMYFDPAGSAAPQYELYDLNADPLETNNLANPFNSESYQPAKAAEMNAKLFAAMDAKGVSLAESSNIPQN from the coding sequence GTGAGCCCAGAACCCGCGAACGTCCCGCAGTGCAGTCACGGATTACCGCGTCGGATGTTCTTGGGCGGGATGGGCGCTTTGGCTCTGGCGGGTATGACGGATATCGGGTCGGCGGGTGCCGCGGCCACGCCCTCGCGGGCAGCTCCCAGTGATTCGTTTCCCGCTCAGCCCAACATCGTGGTCATCATCACCGATCAGGAGCGACGGCCGATGTACTGGCCGGCGGGGTGGGCGGAGCGGAATCTTCCTCACCGCCAACGCATTGCGCGTCACGGACTGACTTTCGACCAAGCCGTCTGCAACACGGCGATGTGTTCTCCCAGTCGGAGCACGTTCTTCACCGGTTTGTATCCGGCGCAACACGGCGTGACCAGAACCCTGACCGAGGGCGGCACGGTTTCTCCCACCGAACCGCAGTTGCAGACGTCGGAACAGAACATGGCGAAGATGCTGGCGTCCGCCGGGTACAACGTCCAGTACCGGGGGAAATGGCATCTGAGCAAGGGTGCGTCCGGCGGTGATCCGTCCAGCGACGACGTCGCAGCGTTCGGTTTCGGCGGGTGGACGCCACCTGATGCCGGGCAGGACACCAACCCCGACCATTTCGGCGGCGGATGTGCCGATCACGACCGCCGCGCTGCCGAGGAGGCCGTCGAATTTCTCACCGGTCCGGATGCGCGAGGAGACAAGCCTTTTGCGTTGATCGTTTCGTTTGTCAATCCGCACGACGTCCTTGCGTACCCGCAGTCGTGGGATGCGATGAGCGGTACGTGCGACAACTACGGTTCCGATGCGCCTGGCGCTTTCGAGCAGGGCATCGAACTCCCGCCGACCTACGACGAAATCCTTGCCTTCAATTACAAGCCGAGCGCTCAGGTGCAGTCGGAGTTGTTGCTCGCCGCCGGACTCGGCCCACTACTCGGACCCGATCAGGCGAGGAAGTACATCAACTTCTACGCCTACATGCACAAGGTCGTGGACGAGCGCATCGGCAGCGTTCTCGACGCCTTGGAAGCCACACCGGGGTTGCTCGACGACACCGTCATCGTGCGGATGTCCGATCACGGTGAGATGGGGATGTCGCATGGAGGCTTGCGGCAGAAGGTGTTCAACGCGTACGAGGAAACTCTGCGCATCCCACTCGTTATCAGCAATCCGTTGTTGTTCCCGCAACCCGTTCAGACGGATGCCCTGGCGTCGTTGATCGACGTGATGCCCACTCTCGCAAACCTCGCGCAGGTGCCGGACCGTGCGTCGTGGAACTTTCTCGGCACCGATCTCACCCCGGTGCTCGTCGATGCGGCGGCGTATCCGAACGCGCCCAGCATGCAGGTTCAGGACACGATTCTCTTCACCTACGACGATCAGAACTGTGCGACGCCCGACGGCCAGAACATCGTCAGGGCGCCAAACCATATTCGCTGCATTCGGGACAGTCGGTGGAAGTACACGATGTACTTCGACCCGGCGGGAAGTGCTGCGCCCCAATACGAACTGTACGACCTGAATGCTGATCCCCTGGAGACGAACAACCTGGCCAACCCGTTCAATTCCGAGTCATACCAGCCCGCCAAAGCAGCCGAGATGAACGCAAAACTCTTTGCCGCGATGGACGCCAAGGGTGTTTCGCTGGCCGAGTCGAGCAATATTCCGCAAAACTGA